A genomic stretch from Petrimonas mucosa includes:
- the aroB gene encoding 3-dehydroquinate synthase, which yields MQRIIKSNNPIADLATIISEIRHDRLFVLTDEHTARLCLPLIESLPVIQEAGQIVIPPNDTGKTLENLARIWSHLTRNGATRHSLLINLGGGMITDIGGFAAATFKRGISYVNIPTTLLGAVDAAVGGKTGINFEGFKNEIGAFYPAACVLISSRFFHTLGRGDILSGYSEMLKHALISSTEEWKNLLTFDAGDINYDWLTETVFHSVSIKEEIVEKDPFERNLRKALNLGHTVGHAFESFALESGRPVLHGYAVAWGLISELYLSHRLCGFPKEELLQAIHFIHRNYGAFEIGCDDYEKLYDFMRHDKKNETASSVNFTLLSDIGKIEINQVVDKELIFQSLDFYRDSVGL from the coding sequence ATGCAACGAATCATCAAAAGCAACAACCCGATAGCCGACCTGGCAACGATCATATCGGAGATCAGGCACGACAGGCTCTTCGTGCTGACAGACGAACATACAGCCCGCCTCTGTCTCCCGCTGATTGAATCACTACCGGTGATACAGGAGGCAGGCCAGATTGTGATTCCGCCAAACGACACAGGCAAAACGCTCGAAAACCTGGCGCGGATATGGAGTCACCTTACCCGCAACGGGGCCACGCGCCATTCGTTGCTGATCAACCTCGGCGGCGGAATGATCACCGATATCGGGGGATTTGCAGCAGCTACATTCAAGCGCGGAATCAGCTATGTCAACATCCCCACTACATTGCTGGGGGCAGTGGATGCCGCCGTCGGCGGAAAGACCGGCATCAATTTCGAGGGATTCAAAAACGAGATAGGTGCATTCTATCCGGCAGCTTGCGTCTTGATCTCTTCCCGTTTCTTCCACACGCTCGGACGCGGAGATATCCTGTCGGGCTACTCCGAAATGCTGAAGCATGCCCTGATCAGCTCTACTGAAGAGTGGAAAAACTTGCTCACTTTCGATGCCGGAGATATCAACTACGACTGGCTTACCGAGACGGTTTTCCATTCGGTCTCCATCAAGGAGGAGATTGTGGAGAAAGATCCCTTTGAACGCAATCTCCGCAAGGCGTTGAATCTGGGACACACGGTGGGCCATGCCTTTGAAAGTTTCGCCCTGGAGAGCGGCAGGCCAGTTCTGCACGGATATGCGGTGGCCTGGGGACTGATTTCGGAGTTGTACCTATCACACCGCCTGTGCGGCTTCCCGAAGGAGGAACTGCTACAGGCCATCCACTTTATACACCGGAACTACGGTGCTTTTGAGATCGGTTGTGATGATTATGAAAAGCTTTACGACTTCATGAGGCACGACAAGAAGAACGAGACCGCCTCGTCGGTAAACTTCACGCTTCTATCCGACATCGGAAAGATCGAGATCAACCAGGTTGTCGACAAGGAGCTGATATTCCAGTCTCTCGATTTCTACCGCGACAGCGTAGGTCTCTAA
- the recO gene encoding DNA repair protein RecO — translation MLYKTEGIVLSNAGYNDKYAITHLFTRDFGPVSYLLPKTRGRRSKINTALFTPLSILNMEVEHLPLRDIQRLKEVDRQTLLFEIGSNPVKVSLTLFLSEFLSKVLRETDNNEVLFDYLKQAIEVLERTKRGLANFHLTFLLGLTRFLGIYPNLENYTRGCYFDMLNGEFTYRSPTHQYLLNERESAYLHLLTRINFSNMHLFRLSRNDRNLIIDRLLTYYRLHLYDFQSIRSLEVLRELH, via the coding sequence ATGCTCTACAAGACAGAGGGCATTGTGTTGAGCAATGCCGGATATAACGACAAATATGCCATTACGCACCTCTTTACACGCGATTTTGGCCCTGTTTCCTACCTGCTGCCCAAAACACGCGGCCGGCGTTCAAAGATCAACACGGCGCTTTTTACGCCGCTCTCGATATTGAATATGGAGGTAGAACATCTTCCGCTGCGTGATATTCAGCGGCTGAAGGAGGTCGACCGGCAAACATTGCTGTTCGAAATCGGCTCAAACCCGGTCAAGGTTTCGCTGACGCTCTTCCTCTCTGAATTTTTGTCGAAAGTGTTGCGGGAGACCGACAACAATGAGGTGCTGTTCGATTACCTGAAACAGGCTATCGAGGTGCTTGAAAGGACGAAAAGGGGTCTGGCCAATTTTCATCTGACGTTTCTCTTGGGTCTTACACGGTTTTTGGGAATCTACCCCAATCTGGAAAATTATACCCGGGGGTGCTATTTTGATATGCTCAACGGGGAGTTTACCTATCGGAGCCCGACTCACCAGTATCTCCTGAACGAGCGGGAAAGTGCCTATCTCCATCTCCTTACCCGAATAAATTTCTCCAACATGCACCTCTTTCGCCTCTCGCGGAACGACAGGAACCTGATTATCGACAGGCTGCTGACCTACTACAGGTTGCACCTCTACGATTTCCAGTCGATCCGGTCGCTTGAAGTGCTCCGAGAGCTGCACTGA
- a CDS encoding thiamine diphosphokinase, producing MRSGKRDDGSTAIIVANGNYPRHPLPLSVIEQAPYIVCCDGAANHFIEAGGSPDAIVGDCDSISFENRIRFADRIFPDGEQESNDLTKSVRFCLERGRKNIVIVAGTGLREDHTLGNISLLADYQVEANVKMITDYGIFTPIRSRTTFHSFAGEQVSLFSIDRKPITTTGLKYPIVNRVLDNWWQGTLNESLGDSFTVDSCGKVIVFQVFGC from the coding sequence ATGAGATCAGGAAAGAGAGACGACGGTTCCACGGCGATAATTGTAGCAAACGGCAACTATCCACGCCATCCTCTACCGTTATCGGTAATTGAACAGGCACCTTACATCGTCTGTTGCGACGGGGCAGCCAACCATTTTATAGAAGCCGGCGGCTCCCCTGATGCGATCGTGGGCGATTGCGACTCCATCTCTTTCGAAAACAGGATCCGTTTTGCAGACCGGATATTTCCCGACGGCGAACAGGAGAGCAACGACCTGACCAAGTCGGTCCGTTTCTGTTTGGAGCGGGGCAGAAAAAATATCGTGATCGTGGCGGGGACCGGGTTACGTGAAGACCACACCTTGGGAAACATCTCGCTCCTTGCCGATTACCAGGTGGAGGCCAATGTGAAAATGATTACCGATTACGGTATCTTTACCCCTATCCGGTCGAGAACCACCTTCCACAGTTTTGCCGGCGAGCAGGTCTCCCTCTTTTCCATCGACCGGAAACCCATCACCACCACCGGATTGAAATATCCCATAGTGAACAGGGTCCTGGACAACTGGTGGCAGGGTACGTTGAACGAATCGCTAGGTGACAGTTTTACGGTGGATAGCTGCGGTAAGGTTATCGTTTTTCAGGTATTCGGTTGCTGA
- the rplS gene encoding 50S ribosomal protein L19 — translation MDLIKIAEESFATGKKEWPKFKSGDTITVAYRIVEGNKERIQQYRGVVIRISGQGDNKRFTVRKMSDNIGVERIFPINSPFIDSITVNSEGKVRRTKLYYLRQLRGKAARIKKKTF, via the coding sequence ATGGATTTAATTAAAATTGCAGAAGAGTCTTTCGCCACGGGAAAGAAAGAATGGCCCAAGTTCAAGAGCGGCGACACCATAACGGTTGCTTACCGTATTGTGGAAGGTAACAAGGAGCGTATCCAGCAATACCGCGGAGTAGTTATCCGCATTTCTGGTCAGGGCGATAACAAGCGGTTCACGGTTCGCAAAATGTCGGATAACATCGGCGTTGAGCGTATCTTCCCCATCAACTCTCCCTTCATCGATAGTATTACGGTTAACAGCGAAGGAAAGGTCAGGAGAACCAAGCTCTACTATCTCCGTCAGTTGCGCGGAAAAGCAGCCCGCATCAAAAAGAAAACGTTTTAA
- a CDS encoding bifunctional metallophosphatase/5'-nucleotidase has translation MNKKYFTFLFFALFACVTVLFGQKKIVIIHTNDTHSRIEPLPETDRYAANKGGVVRRMSFIGQVRKENRNVLLLDAGDFLQGTPYFNLFKGEVETEAMNLMQYDAATLGNHEFDYGLETLEQVVRRAKFPIISSNYDFSKTSLKGLIKPYLILKRDGVKIGVIAVNVQPKGLIASGNYNGMKYLPPEKVANELALMLKTVYRCDMVICLSHLGYTSDKQFVSKTRNIDIVIGGHSHTNMKAPEMVKNIDEEEVLIFQTAGRGSHIGRIDVELEKVNRRE, from the coding sequence ATGAATAAAAAATATTTTACCTTTTTGTTTTTCGCCCTTTTTGCGTGCGTTACCGTTCTCTTTGGACAAAAGAAGATTGTCATCATCCATACTAACGACACACATAGCCGTATTGAACCTCTTCCAGAAACTGACCGTTATGCCGCAAATAAAGGCGGGGTTGTCCGCAGGATGAGTTTTATCGGGCAGGTAAGAAAAGAGAACCGGAACGTTCTGCTCCTGGATGCGGGAGATTTTCTGCAGGGAACCCCCTACTTCAATCTCTTCAAAGGGGAGGTTGAAACCGAAGCGATGAACCTGATGCAGTACGATGCGGCCACGCTCGGGAACCACGAGTTCGACTATGGACTGGAGACCCTGGAACAGGTAGTACGCCGTGCCAAGTTTCCGATCATCAGCAGCAATTATGACTTCTCCAAAACCTCGTTGAAGGGTCTGATCAAACCCTACCTGATTCTTAAAAGGGATGGAGTAAAGATCGGGGTGATCGCCGTCAATGTTCAACCCAAGGGGCTGATTGCTTCGGGCAACTACAATGGGATGAAGTATCTCCCGCCCGAAAAGGTGGCCAACGAACTGGCCCTGATGCTGAAAACGGTCTACAGGTGCGACATGGTCATCTGCCTGTCGCACCTGGGATACACCTCGGACAAGCAATTTGTGAGTAAAACAAGAAATATCGATATTGTGATCGGCGGTCACAGCCACACCAACATGAAGGCGCCCGAGATGGTGAAAAATATCGATGAGGAGGAGGTACTGATTTTTCAAACTGCAGGGAGAGGGTCTCATATCGGGAGGATCGATGTGGAACTCGAAAAAGTGAATAGAAGAGAGTGA
- the yihA gene encoding ribosome biogenesis GTP-binding protein YihA/YsxC: protein MLIKSAQFIISNSDYRKCPQDNRPEYAFIGRSNVGKSSLINMLTNRKGLAMTSSTPGKTMLINHFLINDEWYLVDLPGYGYARRGKENRERLQQIIEDYILQRESLTSLFVLVDSRHEPQKIDLAFMEWLGENGVPFSIVFTKIDKLGPVRLKQNVEEYKQKLLERWEELPPVFVTSSEKRSGREELLDYIGQINASLR, encoded by the coding sequence ATGCTTATCAAATCTGCCCAGTTCATCATCAGTAACAGCGACTACCGGAAGTGTCCGCAGGACAATCGACCGGAATATGCATTTATCGGTCGCTCAAACGTTGGAAAATCATCGCTTATCAATATGCTGACCAACCGTAAAGGGTTGGCCATGACCTCCTCCACACCCGGCAAGACCATGTTGATCAACCATTTCCTGATTAACGACGAGTGGTACCTGGTAGACTTGCCGGGATATGGATACGCCCGGCGGGGAAAAGAAAACCGGGAGCGGTTGCAGCAGATTATTGAGGATTACATCCTGCAGCGTGAGTCGCTAACCTCCCTTTTTGTGCTGGTCGACAGCCGTCACGAACCACAGAAGATCGATCTGGCCTTTATGGAGTGGTTGGGCGAGAACGGAGTTCCGTTCAGCATCGTGTTTACCAAAATCGACAAGTTGGGACCGGTACGCCTGAAGCAGAACGTGGAGGAGTACAAGCAGAAGCTGTTGGAGAGATGGGAAGAGCTTCCACCTGTTTTTGTCACCTCTTCCGAAAAGCGGTCGGGCAGGGAAGAGCTGCTCGACTACATCGGGCAGATCAACGCATCCCTTCGCTGA
- a CDS encoding 5'-nucleotidase C-terminal domain-containing protein translates to MNRQPIALVIAATLLISCSSRQYRISNMSGTVVEMDSRFDNNPDKKMVALVQKYKTELDREMSEVIGTSSQLLDYGRPESLLTNLTSDVMKLYGDEQVSGGVDVAIMNVHGHRANMPKGNITVRDLYEIYSFDNSITFLELKGSDLKKIFDAYAWIGGAGISSNVKLTIKERKVSSVTVDGLPVDENRVYKISTLDYLADGNNDMDALRNAIKVTHTGITLRDVMIDYVKEQTRQGSEITSRLDGRITVIE, encoded by the coding sequence ATGAACAGACAACCCATTGCTCTAGTTATTGCCGCTACCTTGCTGATTTCATGCAGTTCGCGCCAATACAGGATAAGTAACATGAGCGGCACCGTTGTGGAGATGGATAGCCGTTTCGATAACAACCCAGACAAAAAGATGGTGGCTTTGGTGCAGAAATACAAAACCGAACTCGATCGCGAGATGAGCGAGGTGATTGGTACTTCATCACAGTTGCTGGATTATGGCCGTCCCGAAAGCCTGCTCACCAACCTCACTTCCGATGTGATGAAACTCTACGGTGACGAACAGGTTTCGGGTGGTGTAGACGTAGCCATCATGAATGTACACGGACATCGGGCCAATATGCCGAAAGGGAACATCACGGTCAGGGACCTCTATGAGATCTACTCTTTTGACAACTCCATCACTTTTCTCGAACTGAAAGGCTCCGACCTGAAGAAGATCTTTGATGCCTATGCCTGGATTGGCGGAGCAGGAATCTCTTCCAACGTGAAACTGACGATCAAGGAGAGAAAGGTCAGCTCGGTTACGGTTGACGGCTTGCCCGTTGATGAAAACAGGGTTTACAAGATTTCAACGCTCGACTATCTTGCCGACGGCAATAACGACATGGATGCGTTGCGTAACGCGATTAAAGTTACCCATACGGGCATTACGCTCCGCGACGTGATGATCGATTATGTGAAGGAGCAGACACGACAAGGGAGCGAGATCACCTCCCGGCTAGATGGCAGAATAACCGTTATTGAATAA
- a CDS encoding nitric-oxide reductase large subunit — MTHRKLWTAFFLVVGISFAVLLFYGNQIYQKAPPIPEKVLDESGNVLFTGNNIREGQNVWQSMGGQEVGTVWGHGAYVAPDWTADYLHREAQYLLNKWSGGNFESKSSEEKALLEKRLQNFLRRNTYDDRSRTLTLSAERIEAFEHNKQHYTSLFMDDPALDALRSAYAIPKNAIRDDKRMERMVQFFFWASWACVTERPGENITYTHNWPNDAQIGNVPTGDLIIWTGFSIIMLLIGIGILVFVQARSQQEEVLKPVKDPLMNLAITPSMRATKKYFWVVNILILVQVMLGILTAHYGVEGDSLYGINIAGFLPYSITRTWHVQIAIFWIASAWLATGLYIAPSLSGKDPKFQKLGVNILFIALLIVVAGSLAGQWFGVMQRMGLVENFWFGHQGYEYVDLGRFWQLLLVVGLFLWFTLMIRPIIPIISKGTNERGLLILFLISCFAIALFYAAGLMWGRTTNLAIAEYWRWWVVHLWVEGFFEVFATVVAAFLFTRMGLLRIGSATNNVLFSTIIFLSGGILGTFHHLYFTGTPTAVMALGATFSALEVIPLVLIGFEAFHNYRMSKSTAWLADYKWPIYFLLSVAFWNFLGAGIFGFIINPPIALYYMQGLNTTPVHGHAALFGVYGMLGIGLMLFVLRGMYRKQVWNDKVIRFTFWTLNIGLLLMVVVSLLPVGLMQTFASVNHGMWYARSAEFMQQPVVNLFKWSRIIGDTIFGIGSISLFLFVYQLTTRKEKPPVD, encoded by the coding sequence ATGACTCACAGAAAACTATGGACTGCATTCTTTCTGGTAGTGGGGATCTCATTTGCCGTCTTGTTGTTCTACGGCAATCAGATCTACCAGAAAGCGCCGCCAATCCCTGAAAAGGTATTGGATGAATCTGGCAACGTTCTCTTCACCGGAAACAACATCAGGGAGGGGCAGAACGTATGGCAAAGTATGGGAGGACAGGAGGTGGGAACGGTCTGGGGACACGGAGCCTATGTTGCACCAGACTGGACGGCCGACTATCTCCATCGTGAAGCGCAATACCTGCTGAACAAGTGGTCGGGTGGCAATTTTGAATCGAAAAGTTCTGAAGAGAAAGCGCTGTTGGAAAAGCGGCTCCAGAATTTTTTACGGAGGAATACCTACGACGACCGCTCCAGAACACTGACACTTTCGGCAGAAAGGATTGAAGCCTTTGAACACAACAAGCAACACTACACCTCGCTGTTTATGGATGATCCTGCATTGGACGCGCTCCGTTCAGCCTATGCCATCCCCAAGAATGCCATCAGGGACGACAAGAGAATGGAACGGATGGTTCAATTCTTCTTCTGGGCATCCTGGGCCTGCGTAACGGAACGACCCGGCGAGAATATAACCTATACCCACAACTGGCCCAACGATGCCCAGATTGGGAATGTGCCGACAGGCGATCTGATCATCTGGACCGGATTCAGCATCATCATGCTGCTGATCGGCATCGGTATTCTTGTCTTCGTACAGGCGCGCTCGCAACAGGAGGAGGTGTTGAAACCGGTAAAGGACCCCTTGATGAATCTGGCTATCACTCCATCGATGCGGGCAACGAAAAAGTATTTCTGGGTGGTGAACATCCTGATACTGGTCCAGGTAATGTTGGGCATCCTCACCGCCCACTACGGAGTGGAGGGTGATTCGCTATACGGCATCAACATTGCAGGCTTCCTTCCCTACTCCATCACACGTACCTGGCACGTCCAGATTGCCATCTTCTGGATAGCCAGCGCCTGGCTGGCAACCGGTCTCTATATCGCCCCGTCGTTGAGCGGAAAAGATCCGAAATTCCAGAAACTCGGGGTAAATATCCTCTTTATCGCCCTGCTCATCGTGGTTGCCGGTTCACTGGCCGGACAATGGTTCGGCGTCATGCAGCGGATGGGCCTGGTAGAGAATTTCTGGTTTGGACATCAGGGTTACGAATATGTCGACCTGGGAAGATTCTGGCAATTGCTGCTTGTTGTGGGCCTCTTTCTCTGGTTTACACTGATGATCCGCCCCATCATCCCTATCATCTCGAAAGGGACAAACGAAAGAGGGCTGCTGATACTCTTCCTGATCTCCTGTTTTGCCATCGCACTATTTTATGCGGCAGGCTTGATGTGGGGAAGGACCACCAACCTGGCCATTGCCGAATATTGGCGCTGGTGGGTTGTGCATTTGTGGGTTGAGGGATTTTTCGAAGTATTTGCCACTGTGGTTGCCGCCTTCCTCTTCACCCGGATGGGCTTGCTAAGAATTGGATCGGCAACCAACAACGTGCTCTTCTCAACCATCATCTTTCTTTCGGGAGGAATCCTGGGAACATTCCACCATCTCTATTTCACCGGAACGCCCACGGCGGTAATGGCACTGGGTGCCACGTTCAGTGCGTTGGAGGTTATTCCGCTGGTGTTGATAGGGTTTGAAGCCTTTCACAATTACCGGATGAGCAAGTCGACCGCCTGGCTGGCGGACTACAAATGGCCCATCTATTTCCTGTTGTCTGTAGCCTTCTGGAACTTCCTGGGAGCCGGCATTTTCGGTTTTATCATCAACCCTCCCATCGCACTCTACTACATGCAGGGATTGAATACGACACCCGTTCATGGACATGCAGCACTCTTCGGTGTCTATGGCATGTTGGGAATCGGATTGATGCTGTTTGTGCTTCGAGGTATGTACCGCAAGCAGGTCTGGAACGACAAGGTGATCAGATTCACCTTCTGGACACTGAACATCGGACTGCTGCTGATGGTGGTCGTAAGCCTGCTGCCCGTAGGGTTGATGCAGACATTTGCCAGCGTAAACCACGGGATGTGGTATGCACGTTCGGCAGAATTCATGCAACAACCGGTGGTCAATCTGTTCAAATGGTCCCGGATTATCGGCGACACAATATTCGGCATCGGCTCGATTTCGCTTTTCCTGTTCGTTTATCAACTGACGACCAGAAAAGAAAAGCCTCCAGTTGATTAA
- a CDS encoding glycoside hydrolase family 3 N-terminal domain-containing protein: MFKTRERLLVVYCFLTLTLAAQTETNLYRQADKKALEQWVDSVYNSLSPDEKIGQLFMPIVESKSSWKTKIEGYINNQKIGGVLFSKGSLATQAEMTNYIRSIAKTPLFVALDGEWGLSMRLNDAPRFPRNQIIGAIHDEETLKLYGKEVARQCREMGIHINFAPSIDVHSNPDNPVIGTRSFGELPSNVARQGIAFALGMEENGVMAVAKHFPGHGDTSEDSHHTLPTLSHNLNRLDSVELYPFQQFINAGLSGMMLGHLNVPALNTNGLPASLSATVGQKLLKERMGFTGLTFTDGMAMKGVSNQPDMSVKALLAGNDVILGVINQEKEFQQVKQAVEKGIITPAMLEEKVRKILTYKYILGVHNNKPIDIRSLSRSIHTPESEWVQRKIYDKAVTLIKNDSTLLPVTALDRNRIAAVAVGVSNQNRFQQWLKRYAEVTAFQVATVDSLRLLSSKLKEFETVIVSLHAVPKSELAALQQVINSAGKSVLVLFDSPYALDRLKPVVTQAGAVVVAYDNSDFAQISSAQALFGGIPFSGRLPVSAGGFAANSGIETRKCRLSYSFPEEVGISTESLAGVERIALEGIRQRAYPGCYVLVVKDGTVIYDRGFGNLEYNSTAAVDAETVYDLASITKAAATLPAIMKLYDEKKIRLQDPIGKFVPETRGSNKANITIREALFHESGLVSYIPYYNTAIDPNSFNGPLFGKRSSLYHARYAGAWGRTDYTFIPSFISDKRDETFHRPVANDLYASNKMHQALLKDIIATELRSKTYRYSCLNFMLLKEAVEQLSKTDLDSYVKENFYRKLGAVNMTFLPLNHMPVEKIAPTENDPFFRKQQLRGYVHDEGAALFGGISGNAGLFSNANDLAKLCQMWLNGGEYGGERLLSKETVTLFTGTKSSKSRRGLGFDKPDPRNNNASPTSPLAPLSVYGHTGFTGTSFWVDPDNNMIYIFLSNRVYPERTPNRLSTLNIRERIQDELYKALVSLQTSSQPCNESSKATTR, translated from the coding sequence ATGTTCAAAACAAGAGAGAGGCTGCTTGTTGTTTATTGTTTCCTTACGCTGACGCTTGCCGCACAAACCGAAACCAACCTTTACCGGCAAGCCGACAAAAAGGCACTGGAGCAGTGGGTAGATTCCGTCTACAACAGCCTGAGCCCGGATGAAAAGATAGGGCAGCTCTTCATGCCCATCGTGGAATCGAAGAGCAGCTGGAAAACAAAAATTGAAGGGTATATCAACAACCAGAAAATCGGAGGAGTGCTCTTCTCCAAGGGCTCACTTGCAACGCAGGCCGAAATGACCAACTACATCCGGAGCATCGCCAAAACACCGCTATTTGTGGCATTGGACGGTGAATGGGGATTATCGATGCGCCTGAACGATGCACCCCGTTTTCCCCGAAACCAGATCATTGGAGCCATTCACGACGAGGAGACGTTGAAGCTCTACGGAAAAGAGGTTGCCCGGCAATGCCGTGAAATGGGGATCCACATAAATTTTGCCCCCTCCATCGATGTGCATAGCAATCCCGACAATCCGGTCATCGGCACTCGCTCTTTCGGCGAGCTCCCCTCCAACGTAGCCAGGCAAGGAATCGCCTTTGCCCTTGGAATGGAAGAGAATGGCGTGATGGCGGTGGCCAAACACTTTCCCGGTCACGGTGACACGTCGGAAGATTCGCACCACACGTTGCCAACCCTTTCACACAATCTGAACCGGCTCGATTCGGTGGAGCTCTATCCGTTTCAACAATTCATCAATGCAGGGCTATCCGGCATGATGCTCGGTCACCTTAACGTCCCGGCGTTGAACACAAACGGGTTACCTGCCTCACTGTCGGCAACTGTCGGGCAGAAATTGCTGAAAGAGCGGATGGGATTTACGGGCCTTACCTTCACCGACGGCATGGCAATGAAGGGGGTATCCAACCAGCCCGACATGAGCGTGAAAGCTCTGCTGGCAGGAAACGACGTGATTTTGGGGGTAATCAATCAGGAGAAGGAGTTTCAACAGGTAAAACAGGCTGTCGAAAAGGGTATTATCACTCCGGCAATGCTTGAAGAGAAGGTCAGAAAAATCCTGACCTATAAATATATTCTCGGCGTTCACAACAACAAGCCGATAGATATCAGGTCACTATCCCGAAGCATACACACTCCTGAAAGTGAATGGGTACAACGAAAGATCTACGACAAGGCGGTTACCCTGATCAAGAACGACAGTACCCTGTTGCCGGTAACGGCACTCGACAGGAACCGGATTGCCGCAGTTGCCGTCGGGGTTTCAAACCAGAACAGATTCCAGCAGTGGTTGAAAAGATATGCCGAAGTGACCGCTTTCCAGGTGGCAACAGTCGACAGCCTCCGGTTGTTGAGCTCCAAACTGAAGGAGTTCGAAACTGTAATTGTCTCCCTCCATGCCGTACCGAAAAGTGAACTCGCCGCACTTCAGCAAGTGATCAACAGTGCCGGGAAATCGGTGCTGGTGCTGTTCGACTCACCCTATGCGCTCGACCGGCTGAAACCGGTAGTGACCCAGGCGGGCGCTGTAGTGGTTGCATACGACAACAGCGACTTTGCCCAGATAAGTAGTGCGCAGGCGCTTTTCGGCGGGATTCCCTTTTCGGGTAGACTGCCGGTATCTGCCGGTGGATTTGCCGCAAACAGCGGAATCGAAACCCGGAAGTGCCGCCTCTCCTATTCATTTCCGGAAGAGGTCGGAATCTCCACTGAAAGCCTTGCGGGAGTGGAGAGGATCGCGCTCGAGGGGATCCGCCAACGGGCCTACCCGGGGTGCTATGTGCTGGTAGTGAAAGATGGCACGGTCATCTACGACAGAGGATTCGGAAATCTGGAATACAACTCCACGGCAGCAGTCGACGCTGAAACCGTTTACGACCTGGCCTCCATCACCAAGGCCGCGGCAACACTTCCTGCAATCATGAAACTGTACGACGAAAAAAAGATCCGGTTGCAGGATCCGATCGGGAAGTTCGTGCCTGAAACCCGGGGGAGCAACAAGGCAAACATAACCATCCGCGAAGCGCTATTTCACGAATCGGGGCTCGTTTCGTATATTCCCTATTACAACACGGCCATTGATCCCAACAGTTTCAACGGACCACTCTTCGGGAAAAGGTCGTCACTCTATCACGCCCGTTATGCCGGGGCATGGGGAAGAACCGATTATACCTTTATTCCCTCCTTCATCTCGGATAAGCGCGACGAGACCTTCCACAGACCCGTAGCCAACGATCTCTACGCAAGCAACAAGATGCACCAGGCCCTCCTGAAAGATATCATCGCCACTGAACTCCGATCAAAAACCTACCGGTACAGCTGCCTCAACTTCATGTTGCTGAAGGAGGCGGTGGAGCAACTATCCAAAACCGACCTGGATAGCTACGTGAAAGAGAACTTCTATCGGAAACTGGGAGCGGTCAACATGACATTTCTGCCGTTAAACCATATGCCGGTGGAGAAGATTGCGCCCACCGAGAACGACCCCTTCTTCCGCAAGCAGCAGCTACGGGGATATGTCCACGATGAGGGAGCAGCACTGTTCGGTGGAATATCGGGTAATGCGGGACTCTTTTCCAACGCCAACGACCTGGCAAAGCTCTGCCAGATGTGGCTGAACGGTGGAGAGTATGGCGGTGAGCGGCTCCTGAGCAAGGAGACCGTAACCCTCTTCACCGGGACAAAAAGTAGTAAAAGTCGCCGTGGACTGGGGTTCGACAAACCCGATCCCCGGAACAACAATGCAAGTCCCACCAGCCCGCTTGCCCCTCTCTCCGTCTACGGTCATACAGGGTTTACCGGTACCAGCTTCTGGGTCGATCCCGACAACAACATGATCTATATCTTCCTGTCGAACCGGGTCTATCCGGAGCGTACTCCCAACCGATTATCCACACTAAACATCAGGGAGCGAATCCAGGACGAGCTTTACAAGGCCCTCGTTTCACTCCAAACATCGAGTCAACCATGCAACGAATCATCAAAAGCAACAACCCGATAG